One genomic region from Xylocopa sonorina isolate GNS202 chromosome 8, iyXylSono1_principal, whole genome shotgun sequence encodes:
- the LOC143426370 gene encoding nuclear protein 1: protein MSDYYVDEYEHFNYDYDKHIFTGHSGKQRSKREALAHTNHFDPCGHSRKILTKLMNSEHNKRNAGKGKA, encoded by the coding sequence ATGTCTGACTACTACGTTGACGAATACGAGCACTTCAATTACGATTACGACAAGCACATTTTCACCGGTCACAGCGGAAAGCAACGAAGCAAACGCGAAGCTCTTGCACACACGAACCACTTCGACCCTTGCGGCCATTCGAGAAAGATCCTGACCAAACTGATGAATTCTGAGCACAACAAACGGAATGCCGGAAAGGGCAAAGCGTAA
- the Mu2 gene encoding mutator 2 encodes MDILATQMCEDNDFMPTQRFVPSTQSEAIQEHTQIGVLTINCNTYPINRGINKIGRHPHSDIVLNDQTVSKKHAEIEANSREASAWICDLDSSNKTKLNNIILRPNRCYELKDGNVLEFGMVRAIYNVCGSMDESLIPETPAPNRLKKQNLIIPATPDSSLDNVSVIPATQSDNKESMFRYPSLPIKTSIGSTRKSSLQDSSIDVSLNDSRSATKEHSVGEHRISIHDMETQNSIESHNETDDDIHDVETQKICLTKKIRALAKSSHSQATNIHDLETQCEEDDAPAEVSDIHNVETQHDISIHDMKTSKQIDLIRKDTAGDDSASNIANLETSETKEGKKLTNEKDDVRNAVTREGEINISTSHPNDADKVEDKVEDTETADSPQKDLQLSLTNSDDDNLTECDESRNLLGSQPLVEFLEDNYEPSNDANLKSSSPKRVSDANDRDTSNKSTDDENIFDAATQVSKVNESPSKDAPQSVDYPFKARSLVDDSNDTDEDCVFQMYSYNRRKDSEKSSKSQLSDSEDSTTDEEGRFAEIALKQKQNVSNCFANHNGSRGGKCEASTSKDSEDLFDKLTQPVNWRTPNKKDTVKEVSFDAPTQVIDAKNPENNEKTNDDTRTMEDVDMAPTQIIRRSSNSPVKEINPLVSLTRKKGASDEEDISEIDNNAPTQIINIAEKATHETDESSSTLDPLKAIEIEDPGIVDIDYEMASTQRISDIEKEISDTCKDVSESSKSSDSIERNLNAMFKDVDDERIEEQPQISTQVLKNVLESPQCKDKLPDKNESSVDGKPTAENKPRKSTRVRKLKQSATESPSNLISNKILDAKNASEERVEEQPQKSPQVFKSASKSPERETANVDSDSSTRKSTRRSIRSRKTPVVESNDNESQSSENYFSTLTSTRKRRILLDFQDSSEPDERKKLNEKTVNEETTSKSIDTANNENISDVSSKSVPKCSSTPKSILENQSTELEHLSTPTSSKKKKNKESKAVELTSEKTNIPKRDEESGECSKNTDGQASSGSVDGEQRQQLCTILENDEDILAGLPEVRISGTISNPASPDSSKSEYRININRNQPRQVSVRIAPKREASRKSTRKSAVRKNMENSEPYRAVNKLNSSAILKSLLNSFSNNFEVNKMSAFGNVDEKVNQIVKGSVKELMPESSCKSKGSDSVPQSKSIASVDLQKERTRSSIESNRGTCNSPKEKADSSSVFQVGKEALVEKAAAEPAKRNVRRTTRGGKRSYSMVNTIESSDPKKRKQDVKVDVSAGSTDRKENGISGRRLSSSILNFVTRGDPPVNLSESSNANLDKEVVIKIPRYTPTGSMSPSTPTELVTKENGSNKTAGLRRRSSLVNTQVVSNVASKRNQKIDQHVQMRNNVNQKTTSGIKPSSEDISSEVGEESQEVEMIMNNSLKEQSIASNVETGIGKNSRGAQTRGKKRGNTNVRADDTTENSSSASSSIVYESDDQHFEAPTSKAKRARITRNTSSTSISESVKKTERTSRLPVRSTRHNQKSITDSSMEENTETTANETAVANVTRGKHSKRKTGKAKIEKQKDLINETTDTETSSSVENASVLSTPSRSRRSMSSSFSMASPLKMKHHVLFTGISNNDYGKLLKKLGASQVEDPAKCTVLVTDKVRRTFKFLCALARSIPIVSIDWLVDSEKSGHFMDLESYILKDPTAEANFRFTLSKSLEKAKDHKLLEGYTIVLTSNVTPPPLPELKSMIISCGGKPLVRPPQSWPQKAVIISRMEDMANAKKFLAKAPKTVTIQSTEFLLTGILRQELDFSEFKLT; translated from the exons ACGGTATCTAAGAAACATGCAGAGATCGAGGCTAACAGCCGGGAGGCATCAGCATGGATCTGCGATTTGGATTCTTCCAACAAAACAAAACTGAATAAT ATAATTTTAAGGCCAAATCGGTGTTACGAGCTGAAAGATGGAAACGTATTGGAGTTTGGTATGGTAAGAGCAATTTATAATGTCTGTGGTTCAATGGACGAATCTCTGATCCCAGAAACTCCAGCGCCGAATCGTCTTAAGAAACAAAATCTAATTATTCCTGCAACACCTGACTCGTCGTTG GATAACGTCTCTGTAATACCCGCCACTCAAAGCGACAATAAAGAATCCATGTTTCGATACCCAAGTTTACCAATCAAAACTTCCATTGGCAGCACTCGGAAAAGCAGTCTACAGGACTCCTCCATCGATGTCAGCCTGAACGACTCGCGTTCCGCGACAAAGGAGCACAGTGTAGGTGAACACAGAATTAGTATTCACGATATGGAAACGCAGAACTCGATTGAGTCCCACAATGAGACAGACGACGACATTCACGACGTCGAGACGCAGAAGATCTGTCTGACCAAAAAGATTCGAGCGCTTGCGAAATCGTCGCACAGCCAGGCGACTAATATTCACGATCTAGAAACGCAGTGCGAAGAAGACGATGCACCTGCTGAAGTTTCTGATATTCACAATGTGGAAACGCAACACGATATAAGCATCCACGATATGAAAACATCGAAACAAATTGATTTAATTCGAAAAGACACAGCTGGAGACGATAGTGCGTCGAATATCGCGAACCTTGAAACATCGGAAACTAAAGAAGGGAAAAAGTTAACAAATGAGAAGGACGACGTTCGTAACGCGGTAACGCGAGAGGGTGAAATTAATATCAGTACATCGCATCCTAATGACGCTGATAAGGTTGAAGATAAAGTTGAGGATACTGAAACAGCTGACAGTCCTCAAAAAGACTTGCAATTGTCGCTCACAAATTCTGACGATGACAATTTAACGGAATGCGATGAAAGTCGAAATTTACTTGGCTCGCAACCTCTGGTAGAGTTCCTGGAAGATAACTACGAACCATCGAATGACGCGAACTTGAAATCGTCAAGTCCTAAAAGAGTTTCGGATGCGAACGACCGCGACACGAGCAACAAAAGTACCGACGATGAAAACATATTCGATGCAGCGACGCAGGTGAGCAAAGTCAACGAAAGTCCTTCGAAAGACGCACCGCAGAGCGTCGATTATCCGTTTAAGGCTAGATCGCTGGTAGACGACTCAAACGATACGGACGAAGACTGCGTGTTTCAGATGTACTCGTATAACAGACGTAAAGATAGTGAAAAGTCATCGAAAAGTCAACTGTCTGATAGCGAAGACTCGACTACGGACGAGGAAGGCCGCTTCGCTGAAATCGCTTTGAAGCAAAAGCAGAACGTGTCCAActgcttcgcaaatcacaacGGAAGTAGAGGAGGTAAATGCGAGGCCAGTACCAGCAAAGACTCAGAGGACCTCTTTGACAAGCTCACGCAACCGGTAAATTGGAGGACGCCGAATAAAAAAGACACGGTTAAGGAAGTATCCTTCGATGCACCTACTCAAGTGATTGACGCGAAGAACCCTGAGAATAATGAGAAAACGAACGATGATACAAGAACAATGGAAGACGTTGATATGGCGCCCACGCAAATTATTCGTAGGTCGAGTAATTCCCCTGTAAAAGAAATTAATCCCCTTGTGTCTTTAACGAGAAAGAAAGGAGCTTCAGACGAGGAAGATATTTCTGAAATAGATAACAACGCGCCCACTCAAATAATCAACATTGCGGAAAAAGCTACACACGAGACCGATGAATCATCCAGTACTTTAGATCCGCTGAAAGCAATCGAAATAGAAGATCCTGGCATTGTAGATATCGATTATGAAATGGCGTCTACTCAACGAATCAGCGACATCGAGAAAGAGATCTCTGATACCTGCAAGGATGTATCGGAAAGTTCTAAGTCGAGCGATAGTATTGAAAGAAATCTGAACGCGATGTTTAAGGATGTGGACGACGAACGCATTGAAGAGCAACCACAAATATCTACTCAGGTTCTTAAAAATGTGTTGGAGTCGCCACAGTGTAAGGACAAATTGCCTGATAAAAATGAATCTAGTGTAGACGGTAAACCGACAGCAGAGAACAAACCAAGGAAGTCTACAAGAGTGAGAAAACTTAAACAATCGGCAACTGAATCTCCTTCGAATTTGATATCGAATAAAATACTCGATGCAAAGAACGCAAGTGAAGAACGCGTCGAGGAACAACCACAAAAGTCGCCCCAAGTTTTTAAAAGCGCATCGAAATCGCCAGAGCGGGAGACAGCCAATGTAGACAGCGACTCATCGACAAGGAAATCTACAAGACGATCTATAAGAAGCAGGAAAACACCGGTAGTTGAGTCCAATGATAACGAATCGCAAAGTTCAGAAAATTATTTCTCTACTCTTACTTCAACGCGAAAGCGAAGGATTTTGTTGGACTTCCAGGACTCCTCTGAACCCGATGAACGAAAAAAGCTTAACGAGAAGACGGTAAATGAAGAAACAACGTCAAAGTCCATTGACACTGCGAATAATGAAAACATCAGCGACGTATCATCGAAATCTGTACCTAAATGTTCGTCGACACCAAAATCTATACTCGAAAACCAATCAACCGAACTTGAGCATTTATCAACGCCTACATCttcgaagaaaaagaaaaataaagagTCAAAGGCAGTTGAATTGACTTCGGAAAAAACTAATATACCGAAACGTGACGAAGAGTCTGGCGAGTGTTCAAAAAATACAGATGGCCAAGCGTCCAGCGGATCGGTCGATGGTGAGCAACGTCAGCAACTCTGTACGATATTAGAAAACGACGAGGATATTTTAGCTGGTTTACCCGAAGTTCGAATTTCAGGTACTATATCGAACCCAGCGAGTCCAGACTCGTCTAAATCGGAATACAGAATAAACATTAACCGCAATCAACCGAGACAGGTGTCTGTACGGATCGCGCCAAAGAGAGAGGCTTCGCGAAAATCGACGCGGAAATCAGCGGTTCGTAAGAACATGGAAAACAGCGAACCTTATCGTGCCGTCAATAAGCTAAATTCCTCCGCCATTCTAAAAAGTTTGTTGAATTCGTTCTCAAACAATTTCGAAGTGAACAAAATGTCCGCGTTCGGGAACGTCGACGAAAAAGTAAATCAAATAGTGAAAGGATCAGTAAAGGAGTTGATGCCTGAAAGCTCGTGCAAATCTAAAGGGAGTGATTCTGTTCCACAatcgaaatctatagcttctgTGGATTTACAGAAGGAAAGGACGCGGAGTTCTATTGAGAGCAACCGAGGGACATGTAATTCCCCCAAGGAGAAAGCTGATAGTTCATCTGTTTTTCAGGTTGGGAAAGAAGCACTGGTTGAAAAAGCAGCTGCAGAACCTGCGAAAAGAAATGTACGAAGAACGACACGCGGTGGGAAACGGTCGTACAGTATGGTGAATACCATTGAAAGTAGCGATCCGAAAAAGCGTAAGCAAGACGTTAAGGTAGATGTATCTGCTGGTAGTACAGATAGAAAAGAGAACGGTATTTCTGGCAGACGACTGTCTTCGAGTATCTTGAACTTTGTCACTCGAGGAGATCCGCCAGTGAATTTGAGTGAGTCGAGTAATGCAAACTTGGATAAAGAGGTGGTCATAAAAATTCCTAGATATACTCCAACAGGGTCGATGTCTCCAAGTACTCCAACGGAATTGGTGACTAAAGAAAATGGTAGTAACAAAACAGCTGGACTACGTCGACGTTCAAGTCTCGTGAATACCCAAGTTGTATCAAATGTTGCAAGTAAGAGAAATCAGAAAATTGATCAGCACGTACAAATGCGAAACAATGTGAATCAAAAAACTACAAGTGGAATTAAGCCCTCCTCGGAAGACATCAGTTCTGAAGTTGGCGAGGAATCGCAGGAAGTAGAAATGATTATGAACAATTCGCTTAAAGAACAAAGTATTGCTTCAAACGTTGAAACGGGTATTGGTAAAAATAGCAGAGGTGCCCAAACGAGAGGTAAAAAACGCGGAAACACGAATGTTCGTGCAGATGATACCACAGAAAACAGCAGTAGCGCTTCCTCCTCCATTGTGTACGAATCTGATGATCAACACTTCGAGGCGCCTACTTCGAAAGCCAAACGAGCGAGAATTACTAGAAACACTTCGAGTACTTCAATAAGTGAGTCCGTTAAAAAGACCGAAAGAACCAGCAGACTTCCAGTTAGATCTACTCGACATAATCAAAAATCAATTACGGATTCATCCATGGAAGAAAACACGGAAACTACTGCTAATGAAACTGCTGTAGCTAATGTTACCAGAGGCAAACATAGTAAACGAAAAACGGGAAAAGCTAAGATCGAAAAACAGAAAGATCTCATAAACGAGACGACAGACACAGAAACGAGTTCCAGTGTTGAAAATGCGTCGGTACTTTCAACACCTAGCAGATCACGTAGAAGTATGTCTTCCTCGTTTTCAATGGCGTCACCGCTCAAGATGAAGCATCACGTCTTGTTTACGGGTATTTCAAACAATGATTACgggaaattattaaaaaaattgG GCGCATCTCAAGTAGAAGATCCAGCAAAGTGTACTGTGCTGGTTACGGATAAAGTTAGAAGAACGTTCAAATTTCTGTGTGCTCTAGCACGATCTATACCAATAGTTTCAATTGACTGGTTGGTCGACAGTGAAAAGAGTGGCCATTTTATGGACTTAGAAAGTTATATATTAAAAGATCCTACTGCTGAGGCTAATTTCCGCTTCACATTAAGCAAAAGCCTAGAAAAAGCAAAAGACCACAAACTTCTAGAAGGATATACGATTGTTCTAACTTCCAATGTAACACCACCACCTCTACCAGAATTGAAAA GTATGATTATTTCATGTGGTGGCAAACCTTTGGTTCGGCCGCCACAGTCGTGGCCTCAGAAAGCAGTAATTATATCTCGAATGGAAGATATGGCGAACGCAAAGAAATTTCTTGCAAAAGCGCCTAAAACTGTTACTATTCAGTCGACAGAATTTCTGTTAACTGGTATTTTACGGCAAGAATTAGATTTTTCCGAATTTAAGCTAACTTAA